In the genome of Ctenopharyngodon idella isolate HZGC_01 chromosome 16, HZGC01, whole genome shotgun sequence, the window TCAACAAAcaaatcataaatatttatattacaactgTGGTAAAGCATATTTATTTCAGATGACCTGTTTAGATAAAACATCCAGGCCTTTAAAAGTTGCCGTGTGTTTATAGCTGGTCCATTAATGTTTTTGCTATTTAAAGGGTGAACTCGTTTTGCCCAGAGTAAACTTCATCTTGTCTATGACGAAATTTTTTTGTTGTACATTATGAAATACAGGTGAGTGAATTGCTTATTTAAAAGAATCAAAATGAATGTCAGATTGTTTTCATGCATGCTATCATTTGAATTATAATTTACTTAATTGCCTTTAAAATTCAATAATAAGAAAGTCCAATTAGATctgtttaatattaaaacactttCACAGTAAATCCATTATAAAATCAGATTATAAACATAaactaaattaacaaaaatgtgtttacttTTCTTCCCATAGGATAATGGAAATGCACATGTTTTTCCTACTTTGGATTTTTGCGATGACTTATTTTACAGACACAACAACAGCTAAAGGTAAAGTTGAAAATTACACAGATGATTTCAGTTATACTGACACACTCACATTATAAACACTGGTTGCTGATCAATGAACGTCATATATTTTTATCAAGGCGAGTTGTCACCTACAATTTATATGTTGTACTTTTATACAATTCATTAAATGTCTTCTGGACAAAACTattgtttgatatttttctcCTTGGCAATAAAGGTGGAAGTGTAAAATTGGCAGCTATAGACTGATAAATCTATACAGAATGTActgtcaaaaatataaataaacccTGAGAAATAATCACTGaagtcaaaaattaaatattatatggtcaaatgttttttaattattattattattatttatttatttatttttattacacattTTGACTATGCTTTATCAATTTTAGCCAAAAATCTTGCTTTATATGGCAAGGCCACACAGTCAGACCTGGTTGGAAATCCTTGGGCGCCATTTGGTCATGCCAGTAATGCTATTGATGGAAATCGTGACTCACATTATGAACATGGATCCTGTACTGCTACTCCTACACAAGATGACCCATGGTGGAGGTTAGATTTACTAGACCAGTACGTAGTGACCTCCATAACTATCACCAACAGAAAAGACTGCTGTCCTGAAAGACTTGATGGAGCCGAGATACACATTGGAAACTCTCTGCTGAACAACGGCAACAACAATCCATTGTAAGAAAACCTTTCAAGAGGAGATTCTCTTAAAGAATGATGTGATGAGGTTACATACTGTATGAAATCAAATATTGTCCATATGCTGTCATTTTTATACAGGGCTGCAAAGATTTCATCCATTCCAGGTGGAAGATCCCTCACTTTCAAATGGAAAAAAGGCATTTCAGGCCGTTACATCAATGTGTTCATACCTGGTCCTAGTCGGCTTCTTACTCTCTGCGAGGTTGAGGTTTACGGTTATCCAGCTCCTGATGGTGAGAATATGAACATTTATGATCAGGATTTGATCAGTTTGGcactaacaaaaataaacagatattttaGATTTAGCAATGTTGTAGACACATATTCCATTTCTAAACTGCAAGACaagttatttaatcaaaacTATGAATTTATGTTGTAGGTGAAAATGTGGCTTTAGGAGGAGTAGCTACACAGAGTTCCCTCGGTGGAAATGCCTTTGCATTCAATGCCATTGATGGGAACAAAGATGGTGTTTACAGTCATGGATCCTGTACACACACTAAAGCAGACCTCAATCCCTGGTGGAGACTGGACTTACTGAAAAGGCACAAAGTGTTTTCAGTGGTAATTACAAACACATTAGACAGTGTTCCTTCAAGACTAAATGGGGCAGAAATCAGAATTGGAAACAGTCTGGACAACAATGGCAATAATAATCCCAGGTAAATGAATTCATCTCAATATGTCTCTTTTGAAAAGAAGTTCTCAGAATTACTGCAGTCTGCAATGTGTCATATAACTTGGCACAATGTCATTTggattttgtacatttttgtttattctattcatttgcatttaactaGTTTGACTTGATGCAGTTTTGCTTTGACGATGGTTCAGAGTTTCTCAAGATGTTTCACTCTTTCTTCAGGTGTGCTACGATCTCTTCCATTCCTGCTGGTTTTTCCACCTCTTTTGAATGTGATGGGATGGAAGGACGTTACATTAATATTGTTCTTCCAGGACGGAAAGAGTATCTTACACTGTGTGAGGTTGAAGTGTACGGATCACCACTGGATTGAGAAGCACTTAAACAACAGgatgtaaatgaaaaaaaaaaaaaaaaccttaatatTGGTGGCTGTAGGGCTTTACTTTAACCAGACATTTACTGAACCAGAGTTTGCAAAACAGCGCATGTAATATTTTAAGCCTCTGTACTTTAATGCAGTGCATGCTGCAGAAAGTATTAGACAGATTTGGGTGGCTATTGATCAATGGACACTGGGAAATGGACAATATGGTCACCACTTTGTTTTGTGTAATGTAATGCAGCTGTGAAAATTGTATGTTGTAAAATGAATGATCCTTTTGTTATTACGTCTGTAGTGTCTTGCAAAtgtgtttgtaaaataaaaattaaaaataattaaaattttatggaaaaaaaaaacataggctACAAACCTGGGAAATGTCACCAGCTCAGTCACCCTTACACCctcactacatttcccagaatCCTTCCTGCTCACCACCTGCACACAATCctcaatcacctgcacctgccaTCTATTACCCTCATTAGCAGCTCTCTACATAAACCAGCACTCCTCAGTTCACCTTCGTCTGGTCTCATCGTTACTACCCTACGCTAGCTTTACTTATACCTACCTGTGAATACTTACCTACATGCTAAACCCGAATAATTtggcaaaactaaaaacatttgaGGCAATTGGTTGcctatttttaagttaagataTTCAAAGTTTAAgaaagcagaactggcagatttttattttgtactcatacagtttaattgttcttaacttgaaatgtttgagtacactcataggccacgttcacacagcagcagaatacggttgtcagtcctgtatttgagtgcTTAACAcagttacgttcacacacagtatggttatttacgggagtgaTAACCGCATTTGATAACAGAACTCACACCcataaattttcaggactcacaaccgcattctcagAATATTTGCGCTGCGTGAACGGAACAGGTCTGCTAGCTGTCTGTCACGTCAGTGCGAGAGAGCTGTTACGCTAAAGGGGTTTCTTGTGTGTGGTTTCACTTTCGGTAACTTACAGCGAGGGAGAGACGAGGTGTCCGGCTAGCGTATGTTTACATTGAAGCTGCTGACGGTCAATGAAGATTTGATGGATGAACTCGTGGCTCAGCTGGACTCTGTCCTGTCAAAAGTaataagacttttcagttttatggacgtcgccatctttgaaatgactttggtcactgtcgctacggttactagtaagagaatacGGGCTTGACTCTCGTTACGCGTTTATACGGAGAGTATTTGAGACGCtgctgtaagttgctgtgtgaacgagacatttcgagactcacacctgtaagtaaatgcagttgtcaatcccaaaaactgacggtgtgaacgtggccatacatttaacttaaaattatcacatAACtccaatgtaaacatttttcttaGCGTAaaattagctagctataacaagctaatttaaaaaagctaacttgctaacatgttaacaatagcatagTATAGCACTTgttgaatgagtacagcaataaagcatttaacattgctctcaaaccaagctgcATGCGCCACTCGTCACCATGATGGACGCtccaaaaaaacacattaacagaaactcttctaaattagcttaacaaaacattaatcactactaaatctcccacttaacattaatcttgcacaaaaacattatataacacttatttttagcatttactctccctttctagtgccatgggcaaagcatgggAAATAGAAACCCCACCCAGTtccagttaaacttaagtttgtttaattaaaaaaaaaaaagttcattaaactcaaaacaatgaaaccgttcagtttacttaaaatatatcagttttgtgatcttgaatgaaaaagaaagtgctaaatactcataaaagttaatttgactgaactaatttgtttaatttaagtttgtcctactcaaaccaattaattattttgagcattagggtttacagtgtggatACTTACCCCTGTGCTTTTACCTGTGTGGTTCCGTCTCGAACTGTCCAGTCCTCTTTCTTCAGTGATCATCTCGTCTTCAAACCAGCCAGCCTTCAATCACCTCTTATCTCCGCCTGCAAACAGATAAGAACAGTCATTACCCTGCCAGTATCATCTCAAATATCTACTTTCCTGGGATGTAAACTTACCTGTTTACATCCCGTGTGTCTTAATAAACTCTTTGGATTTTACCCTTGTCTGCATTCTTCTGTTCCGTCTTCtgttcttctgtttttttttttttaatattttacttttgttttgctctatatTGAACAAATTAAGTATACAAATATGGCATTTAAAACAtcccaaaaataataaaaaaaatattatgcttTGCAGGAGAAATATAAAAGTGTACAGAACTAAGGAGTCTTGCAGcaatttgtttgtaatttggcATTTTGAAGGCCTTTGTGAATCTCGTTGGTTTGCTCtgtttttcatgcatttttacagATTGCTTAAAGGTCACGTGTAATAAATAGCTCAAAACAAGACCCAGAGTGTGACACACAGAGTCAGAAGCTATTTACaggcatatactgtatatgagaGGAAAATTTGTGCACTGCAATAAAATGCACAGCATCTTTATGACTTAAATTAGTGGAAAAAGTGTTGAAAAACATAGTCTGTTTCCTTAAAGTTACTGCAAACTCAACAAAcaaatcataaatatttatattacaactgTGGTAAAGCATATTTATTTCAGATGACCTGTTTAGATAAAACATCCAGGCCTTTAAAAGTTGCCGTGTGTTTATAGCTGGTCCATTAATGTTTTTGCTATTTAAAGGGTGAACTCGTTTTGCCCAGAGTAAACTTCATCTTGTCTATGACGAAATTTTTTTGTTGTACATTATGAAATACAGGTGAGTGAATTGCTTATTTAAAAGAATCAAAATGAATGTCAGATTGTTTTCATGCATGCTATCATTTGAATTATAATTTACTTAATTGCCTTTAAAATTCAATAATAAGAAAGTCCAATTAGATctgtttaatattaaaacactttCACAGTAAATCCATTATAAAATCAGATTATAAACATAaactaaattaacaaaaatgtgtttacttTTCTTCCCATAGGATAATGGAAATGCACATGTTTTTCCTACTTTGGATTTTTGCGATGACTTATTTTACAGACACAACAACAGCTAAAGGTAAAGTTGAAAATTACACAGATGATTTCAGTTATACTGACACACTCACATTATAAACACTGGTTGCTGATCAATGAACACGTCATATATTTTTATCAAGGCAAGTTGTCACCTACAATTTATATGTTGTACTTTTATACAATTCATTAAATGTCTTCTGGACAAAACTattgtttgatatttttctcCTTGGCAATAAAGGTGGAAGTGTAAAATTGGCAGCTATAGACTGATAAATCTATACAGAATGTActgtcaaaaatataaataaacccTGAGAAATAATCACTGaagtcaaaaattaaatattatatggtcaaatgttttttaattattattattattatttatttttattacacattTTGACTATGCTTTATCAATTTTAGCCAAAAATCTTGCTTTATATGGAAAGGCCACACAGTCAGACCTGGTTGGAAATCGTTGGGCGCCATTTGGTCATGCCAGTAATGCTATTGATGGAAATCGTGACTCAAATTATGAACATGGATCCTGTACTGCTACTCCTACACAAGATGACCCATGGTGGAGGTTAGATTTACTAGACCAGTACGTAGTGACCTCCATAACTATCACCAACAGAAAAGACTGCTGTCCTGAAAGACTTGATGGAGCCGAGATACACATTGGAAACTCTCTGCTGAACAACGGCAACAGCAATCCATTGTAAGAAAACCTTTCAAGAGAAGATTCTCTTAAAGAATGATGTGATGAGGTTACATACTGTATGAAATCAAATATTGT includes:
- the LOC127496866 gene encoding fucolectin-5-like isoform X1, with protein sequence MKYRIMEMHMFFLLWIFAMTYFTDTTTAKAKNLALYGKATQSDLVGNPWAPFGHASNAIDGNRDSHYEHGSCTATPTQDDPWWRLDLLDQYVVTSITITNRKDCCPERLDGAEIHIGNSLLNNGNNNPLAAKISSIPGGRSLTFKWKKGISGRYINVFIPGPSRLLTLCEVEVYGYPAPDGENVALGGVATQSSLGGNAFAFNAIDGNKDGVYSHGSCTHTKADLNPWWRLDLLKRHKVFSVVITNTLDSVPSRLNGAEIRIGNSLDNNGNNNPRCATISSIPAGFSTSFECDGMEGRYINIVLPGRKEYLTLCEVEVYGSPLD
- the LOC127496866 gene encoding fucolectin-5-like isoform X2 — protein: MKYRIMEMHMFFLLWIFAMTYFTDTTTAKAKNLALYGKATQSDLVGNPWAPFGHASNAIDGNRDSHYEHGSCTATPTQDDPWWRLDLLDQYVVTSITITNRKDCCPERLDGAEIHIGNSLLNNGNNNPLAAKISSIPGGRSLTFKWKKGISGRYINVFIPGPSRLLTLCEVEVYGYPAPDGENVALGGVATQSSLGGNAFAFNAIDGNKDGVYSHGSCTHTKADLNPWWRLDLLKRHKVFSVVITNTLDSVPSRLNGAEIRIGNSLDNNGNNNPRCATISSIPAGFSTSFECDGMEGRYINIVLPGRKEYLTLCEVEVYGSPLD